One genomic window of Nicotiana sylvestris chromosome 10, ASM39365v2, whole genome shotgun sequence includes the following:
- the LOC104226752 gene encoding probable anion transporter 1, chloroplastic produces MAISANVGGWIADSLVRKGVSVTVVRKIMQTIGFLGPAFFLTQLSHVDSPAMAVLCMSCSQGSDAFSQSGLYSNHQDIAPRYSGVLLGLSNTAGVLAGVFGTAATGYILQHGSWDDVFKVSVGLYLVGTVVWNAFSTGEKIID; encoded by the exons ATGGCAATCTCTGCAAATGTTGGTGGGTGGATTGCAGATTCCCTGGTGAGGAAAGGCGTATCAGTGACTGTAGTCAGAAAG ATTATGCAAACAATAGGATTTCTTGGACCTGCTTTCTTTTTAACCCAGTTGAGCCATGTTGACTCTCCTGCAATGGCAGTTCTATGTATGTCATGCAGTCAG GGAAGTGATGCGTTTTCACAATCTGGTTTGTATTCAAACCATCAGGATATAGCTCCACGGTATTCT GGAGTACTACTTGGACTATCCAATACTGCTGGGGTGCTGGCTGGTGTTTTTGGCACAGCAGCAACTGGTTACATCTTGCAACATG GTTCTTGGGATGATGTCTTTAAGGTTTCAGTTGGGCTTTACTTGGTTGGAACTGTAGTTTGGAATGCCTTTTCGACTGGTGAGAAGATTATTGACTGA